The Planococcus donghaensis genome contains a region encoding:
- a CDS encoding DEAD/DEAH box helicase, which yields MSNKKFNEYNISEQIVKALDGLGYTKPTEVQEKVIPVALSKTDLTVKSQTGSGKTAAFGIPICELVDWEENKPQALILTPTRELADQVKEDITNIGRFKRIKAAAVYGKQPFAYQQAELKQKCHVVVGTPGRVLDHIERGTLKLEQIEYLVLDEADEMLNMGFVEQVEAIINKLPKQRTTMLFSATLPENVEKLQKKYMIDPQHIEIASTETLTDQIDHSLFVVAEQKKFSLLRDVTIVENPDSCIIFCRTKDNVDFVMEQLEKHYYTCDKLHGGMLQEDRTAVMNEFKRGEFRYLVATDVAARGIDIDSITHVINYDLPMEKESYVHRSGRTGRAGKTGKAISFVTPNEDKFLAEIESYIGFEIPHRTAPSVHEVDAAMQAFTEKLESRPKLKKNKNEQVNKDILKLYFNGGKKKKLRAFDFVGTLTSIPGVTAEDIGIIKIQDTVTYIDILNGKGPMVLKAMKDKTVKGKTLKVHKANK from the coding sequence ATGAGTAACAAAAAATTTAACGAATACAATATTAGTGAACAAATCGTAAAAGCACTTGATGGCCTTGGGTATACAAAACCGACAGAAGTACAGGAAAAAGTTATCCCTGTAGCCCTTTCTAAGACTGACCTAACAGTAAAGTCGCAAACCGGTAGTGGGAAAACAGCAGCATTCGGTATTCCGATATGTGAGCTGGTTGACTGGGAAGAAAACAAACCGCAAGCGCTGATTTTGACGCCAACACGTGAACTGGCAGACCAAGTAAAAGAAGACATAACAAATATTGGGCGTTTTAAACGTATTAAAGCTGCAGCAGTTTACGGTAAACAACCATTTGCTTATCAGCAAGCAGAACTCAAGCAGAAATGCCATGTTGTAGTTGGCACTCCAGGTCGTGTGTTGGATCATATCGAGCGTGGAACATTAAAATTAGAGCAAATTGAGTATCTTGTTCTTGACGAAGCAGATGAAATGTTGAATATGGGGTTTGTTGAACAAGTAGAAGCAATTATTAACAAATTGCCAAAACAGCGGACAACGATGCTTTTTTCAGCAACATTGCCTGAAAATGTAGAAAAACTACAGAAAAAGTACATGATTGATCCTCAACATATCGAAATTGCCTCTACAGAAACGTTGACGGATCAAATTGATCATTCGTTATTTGTTGTAGCAGAGCAAAAGAAGTTTTCACTATTACGTGATGTGACGATTGTGGAAAATCCGGATAGCTGTATTATTTTTTGTCGCACAAAAGACAATGTTGACTTTGTAATGGAACAATTAGAAAAACATTATTACACATGTGATAAATTGCATGGTGGCATGTTGCAAGAAGACCGGACGGCGGTTATGAACGAATTTAAGCGTGGAGAATTCCGATATTTAGTAGCAACTGACGTAGCAGCTCGTGGAATTGACATTGACAGCATCACGCATGTCATCAATTACGACTTACCAATGGAAAAAGAAAGTTACGTGCACCGTTCAGGTCGTACAGGACGTGCTGGGAAAACAGGTAAAGCCATTTCGTTTGTAACGCCAAACGAAGATAAATTTTTAGCTGAAATTGAAAGCTATATCGGATTTGAAATTCCACATAGAACCGCACCTTCTGTTCATGAAGTGGATGCAGCGATGCAGGCATTTACAGAAAAACTAGAAAGTCGTCCGAAATTAAAGAAAAACAAAAACGAGCAAGTCAATAAAGATATTCTGAAACTGTATTTTAACGGTGGTAAGAAAAAGAAACTCCGTGCTTTTGACTTTGTAGGAACGTTAACAAGTATTCCCGGAGTGACAGCTGAAGATATCGGGATCATTAAAATTCAAGATACGGTAACGTATATCGATATTTTAAATGGCAAAGGTCCGATGGTATTAAAAGCAATGAAAGATAAGACCGTTAAAGGCAAAACATTGAAAGTTCATAAAGCAAATAAATAA